The following DNA comes from Candidatus Lokiarchaeota archaeon.
TATCGAGGAAGTCAAGATCTCCGCGGCCTATGCCATGGATGAATTTGGCCTCCTCAGTAGACCACATTACTGGTCCTCCTCTTCCTCCTCAATGAGTGCACCCATTAGACCGTCAAAGGCTCTTGAGAGATCACCAATCTCATCTTTGCGTGAGGTTTGTCGAGAGTCTAGCTTGAGCTCAAGGGGTTCGATTTTGCTCTTGGTGAACTTGGCAACAGCAGCTTTTCTAATTCGATCCATTATCTGATTGAGTGGTCCGGTTACTGTCCCTGCTACCCAATAGCCAACAACACCAGAGATTACAATACCAGCCAGTGCCATATACATAATGCGTTGAATAGTGGTCCGTAAGGTTGTCGAAATACGATTTTCGAGTGCTGGAATCGCTTCGAGTACCTCATTAACTGGCACTACAAGTACGCAAATGTATCCCCCTTTCCCAACGGGTGTGTATACTAGGAGGCGGTCCTCTCCTGAGCGAGTATATTCAAGATACCCATCTTGACCGGATGTTATCTCGCCAATCTGTGGAGTTGTTAGCGTATTTCCTTCAACCTCGGCGAAATCGGGTAATCCTTGCTCATATGCTGAATCAGGTACCTCTTCATGAGCAACAACAAGCCCGTCTTCCTGAATCAACGCCGCATATCCGGTTTCGTATACATCGATATTCAGTACTTGGTCCCTGATGTCGCCAATGGTTATGTCCCCAGCAATAACACCAAGCAATGAGCCACTTTCACGATATACAGCTTTTCCGATGGAGATGAGTAGAACCTGATCAATAGGATCGTAATATGGTTCAACGAATACCATATCCCCATAACCGCCAGCAATTTCTGTATACCAGTAATCTTGTGTCGGGTACCAAGGATCGGTATTTCTATCGGTATCGGAGCCGCCTAGAATGCTGCCTGG
Coding sequences within:
- a CDS encoding HAMP domain-containing protein; the protein is MARNEKSGRSFKRTMLVTFLVITTASIALTTGFSMGFGYLIGDTTTSQSVDALKNQARDDMLSTGITTSNVINQKLTTAEGMVASMAEEIEHIFSSDNTYESRETYYDYFFEYSSDGPHPDDIAYDPDYGINVSWSYSSWYIPGSNSSNYESYESSYADRLGRVSNMDFLFKSIHERIPEFRWLYFTFADNDMFINYPGSILGGSDTDRNTDPWYPTQDYWYTEIAGGYGDMVFVEPYYDPIDQVLLISIGKAVYRESGSLLGVIAGDITIGDIRDQVLNIDVYETGYAALIQEDGLVVAHEEVPDSAYEQGLPDFAEVEGNTLTTPQIGEITSGQDGYLEYTRSGEDRLLVYTPVGKGGYICVLVVPVNEVLEAIPALENRISTTLRTTIQRIMYMALAGIVISGVVGYWVAGTVTGPLNQIMDRIRKAAVAKFTKSKIEPLELKLDSRQTSRKDEIGDLSRAFDGLMGALIEEEEEDQ